A genomic stretch from Flavobacterium nitratireducens includes:
- a CDS encoding UDP-glucose 6-dehydrogenase yields the protein MKITKICCIGAGYVGGPTMAIIAQKCPHIQVTVVDLNIERIAAWNDADVNNIPIYEPGLSEIVKEARGRNLFFSTEVDKAIDEAEMIFISVNTPTKTYGKGKGMAADLKYIELCARQIAKVAKSDKIVVEKSTLPVRTAEAIKSILDNTGNGVKFQILSNPEFLAEGTAVQDLLFPDRILIGGDTNEEGQKAIQALVDVYSNWVGVEKILTTNVWSSELSKLTANAFLAQRISSINALSELCEKTGADVNEVARAIGMDSRIGPKFLKASVGFGGSCFQKDILNLVYIAKSYGLNEVADYWEQVIIMNDHQKRRFSDKIVKTLYNTVSGKKITFLGWAFKKDTNDTRESAAIYVADDLISENAAIAVYDPKVSRKKVLADLDYLQTRSADENSESILSYENPYEACKNAHAIAILTEWDEFVNYDWQKIYDDMQKPAFVFDGRNILNRNELERIGFVYQAIGS from the coding sequence ATGAAAATTACAAAAATTTGTTGCATTGGTGCAGGCTATGTAGGTGGACCTACCATGGCAATTATTGCTCAGAAATGCCCACATATTCAAGTGACTGTAGTGGATTTGAATATCGAAAGAATTGCAGCCTGGAATGATGCGGATGTGAATAATATTCCAATTTACGAACCCGGACTTTCGGAAATTGTAAAAGAGGCCAGAGGTCGTAATTTGTTTTTTTCTACCGAGGTGGATAAAGCTATCGATGAAGCAGAGATGATTTTTATTTCGGTAAATACACCTACCAAAACCTATGGTAAAGGAAAAGGCATGGCGGCCGATTTAAAATACATTGAATTATGTGCCCGACAGATTGCCAAGGTAGCTAAGTCGGATAAAATTGTAGTTGAAAAATCGACTTTGCCGGTGCGAACTGCCGAGGCGATAAAAAGTATTTTAGATAATACTGGAAATGGAGTGAAGTTTCAAATACTTTCTAATCCTGAATTTTTAGCAGAAGGTACAGCTGTTCAGGATTTGTTGTTTCCTGATCGAATATTAATTGGGGGAGATACTAATGAAGAGGGGCAAAAAGCCATTCAGGCCTTGGTAGATGTGTATTCGAATTGGGTGGGCGTAGAGAAGATTTTAACAACCAATGTTTGGTCGTCTGAATTGTCAAAATTGACTGCTAATGCTTTTTTGGCGCAACGAATTTCTTCTATAAATGCCCTATCAGAACTGTGCGAAAAAACAGGTGCCGATGTGAACGAAGTGGCGAGAGCCATAGGAATGGATAGCCGAATTGGGCCTAAATTTTTAAAAGCTTCAGTAGGTTTTGGTGGTTCATGTTTTCAAAAAGATATTTTGAATTTGGTGTATATCGCTAAATCGTATGGTTTAAATGAAGTAGCTGATTATTGGGAACAAGTTATTATAATGAATGACCATCAAAAAAGACGATTTTCTGATAAAATTGTAAAAACACTTTATAATACTGTTTCTGGTAAAAAGATTACTTTTTTAGGCTGGGCTTTCAAAAAAGATACTAATGATACCAGAGAATCGGCAGCGATTTATGTAGCTGATGATTTGATTAGCGAAAATGCAGCAATTGCTGTTTACGACCCTAAGGTTTCAAGAAAAAAAGTCTTGGCTGACTTGGATTATTTACAAACAAGATCTGCTGATGAAAATTCAGAAAGTATTTTGTCTTATGAAAATCCTTATGAAGCCTGTAAAAATGCGCATGCTATTGCAATTCTTACAGAATGGGATGAATTTGTGAACTATGATTGGCAAAAAATTTATGATGACATGCAAAAACCAGCTTTTGTTTTTGATGGCAGAAATATTTTAAATCGAAATGAATTAGAACGTATAGGTTTTGTATATCAGGCGATTGGGTCGTGA
- a CDS encoding SDR family oxidoreductase, giving the protein MREITNYTILITGGAGFIGSNLCEYFLSRGNRVICLDNFATGHRHNLKDCFSNSNFTLIEGDIRNYEDCQKALQGVDYVLHQAALGSVPRSIKDPITTNDVNVSGFLNMLQAATEAQVKRFVYAASSSTYGDSVGLPKVEEVIGKPLSPYAITKYVNELYAEIFSKTYGIETIGLRYFNVFGQKQDPNGAYAAVIPKFVMQLMKHESITINGDGNYSRDFTYIDNVIQMNELAMATDNITAVNTVYNTAFGDRNTLNDLVAYLKYYLKVYDPAIANVTVIHGPNRLGDIPHSLASIDKAKELLGYNPKYSLQEGLKIAVDWYWNNLK; this is encoded by the coding sequence ATGAGAGAAATAACAAATTATACCATTTTAATTACGGGAGGAGCAGGTTTCATTGGTTCTAATCTTTGTGAATATTTTTTATCCAGAGGGAATCGAGTAATCTGTTTAGATAATTTTGCTACAGGTCACCGACATAATTTAAAAGATTGTTTCTCTAATTCTAATTTTACTTTGATTGAAGGAGATATTAGAAATTATGAAGATTGTCAAAAAGCTCTTCAAGGAGTTGATTATGTGTTGCATCAAGCAGCCTTAGGTTCAGTGCCTCGTTCGATTAAAGATCCAATTACTACTAATGACGTCAATGTTTCTGGTTTTTTAAATATGCTCCAAGCAGCAACAGAAGCCCAAGTAAAGCGATTTGTATATGCAGCTAGTTCTTCAACTTATGGAGATTCAGTTGGCTTGCCAAAGGTAGAAGAGGTGATAGGAAAACCGCTTTCACCCTATGCAATTACAAAATATGTGAACGAATTGTACGCGGAAATTTTTAGTAAAACCTACGGAATAGAAACCATTGGATTGCGTTATTTTAATGTTTTTGGTCAAAAACAAGATCCAAATGGGGCTTATGCAGCGGTAATTCCAAAATTTGTTATGCAATTAATGAAACATGAAAGCATAACTATAAATGGTGATGGAAATTACTCACGTGATTTTACCTATATTGATAATGTTATTCAAATGAATGAATTAGCAATGGCTACTGATAATATAACTGCTGTGAATACCGTTTACAATACCGCCTTTGGAGATAGAAATACATTAAATGATTTGGTGGCTTATTTAAAATACTATTTAAAGGTTTATGATCCAGCAATTGCTAATGTTACTGTGATACATGGTCCTAATCGATTAGGAGATATTCCACATTCTTTAGCTAGTATTGATAAAGCAAAAGAATTATTAGGTTATAATCCAAAATACTCTTTACAAGAAGGATTAAAAATAGCAGTTGATTGGTACTGGAATAATTTGAAATAA
- a CDS encoding polysaccharide biosynthesis tyrosine autokinase, which translates to MLDIKDFSIFENHVSFDFKGLLFKILSYWKWFLLSLTIALTIAYQVNIRKEKIYEMETLISVKEERNPLFTSNTSLTFNWGGVSDQMQTISTTLQSRSHNELVVDKLQFYIDYLQQEKYNMVDAYGAVPFQVSIDKNKGQLAGNLISITFLTENEYQIKIPFTTNSVSLIKYADNSYGSTNVVIGDFIRKYKVGEEVSLPFLHWKLYISENPGFYKGKEYFVRFNDFNGTVSRYKGVGVRLDEKGASLLTLRLQGTNKARLVEYLNATVNMLIKRQLDSKNQFATNTINFIDSTLVAMESQLKTAGDELKSFKKGKDVVNLEDGGAKFSEKISQYDVEKDAIARKISYYNSLKAYLKNSVDYSKLPAPSVAGIDDPNVVANVSKLIALSTERSEMAYAVKSDKIFREFDSQMEAIKNVLLENIASAKSSLQFDLGLVNSKINQAEGSIRQLPDDQQELIKIKRKYDLSDNIYSTFLQKRSEADIVKAANLSDIHFIDPAKDVGGGLIGPKTSVNYVLAVFVGITIPLVFIFILFLINNSIQKAEDVTGRTKIPLLGVVGVYKEKGELAVFEKPKSAMSESFRAIRSSLQFLYKKQKVEGGKTLMITSSISGEGKTFCSINIATVFALSEKKTVIVGLDLRKPKLFEEFNLRNDVGVVNYLIKQKSLKEIVNHTQIPFLDVILSGPVPPNPSELIMGESMIDFIAELKKEYDYIILDTPPVGLVSDSLELGQYADVTLYIIRQNITKKEMIPLLNNRVKRGEMHNVSIILNGFENKAKYGSSYGYGYGYGYGEYSNGYHEEEKPRGILDKIMKKIRKA; encoded by the coding sequence ATGTTAGATATAAAAGACTTTTCCATATTTGAAAATCATGTAAGTTTTGATTTTAAAGGCTTGTTGTTTAAAATTCTAAGCTATTGGAAATGGTTTTTATTGAGCTTAACCATTGCCTTAACTATTGCCTATCAAGTAAATATTCGTAAGGAAAAAATTTATGAGATGGAGACCCTTATTTCGGTTAAGGAAGAAAGAAATCCATTGTTTACTTCAAATACCAGTTTGACTTTTAATTGGGGTGGCGTATCTGATCAAATGCAAACTATTTCTACCACTTTACAATCGCGTTCGCATAACGAATTAGTGGTTGATAAATTGCAGTTTTACATAGACTATTTGCAACAAGAAAAGTACAATATGGTTGATGCCTATGGAGCTGTGCCTTTTCAAGTAAGTATTGATAAAAATAAAGGACAGTTGGCAGGGAATTTAATCAGTATTACTTTTTTAACAGAAAACGAATATCAAATCAAAATACCCTTTACAACGAATTCCGTTTCATTAATTAAATATGCGGATAATTCCTATGGTTCAACAAATGTTGTAATTGGGGATTTTATTAGGAAATATAAAGTTGGTGAAGAGGTTTCTTTGCCTTTTTTACATTGGAAATTGTACATAAGCGAAAATCCAGGATTTTACAAAGGCAAAGAATATTTTGTTCGTTTTAATGATTTTAATGGAACTGTTTCCCGATACAAAGGAGTTGGAGTACGATTGGATGAAAAAGGAGCTTCACTTCTTACACTACGTTTGCAAGGTACTAATAAAGCAAGGTTAGTTGAGTATCTTAATGCCACAGTAAATATGCTTATCAAAAGGCAGTTAGATAGTAAGAATCAATTTGCTACCAATACGATTAATTTTATTGATAGTACCCTAGTAGCAATGGAATCACAATTGAAAACCGCTGGAGATGAATTAAAGTCTTTTAAAAAAGGAAAAGATGTTGTTAATTTAGAAGACGGAGGTGCTAAATTTTCGGAAAAAATCTCGCAATATGATGTTGAAAAAGATGCCATAGCTAGAAAGATTTCGTATTACAATTCATTAAAAGCCTATTTAAAAAACAGTGTAGATTATTCAAAGTTACCTGCTCCATCGGTGGCCGGAATAGATGATCCTAATGTTGTGGCTAATGTTTCAAAGTTGATAGCACTTTCTACAGAACGTTCTGAAATGGCTTATGCAGTAAAAAGCGATAAAATTTTCAGGGAGTTTGATAGTCAGATGGAAGCTATTAAAAATGTTTTGTTGGAAAATATAGCTTCGGCAAAATCGTCTTTGCAATTTGATTTAGGGTTGGTAAATAGTAAAATTAATCAAGCCGAGGGAAGTATCAGGCAATTGCCTGATGACCAACAAGAGTTGATTAAAATAAAGAGGAAGTATGATTTAAGCGATAATATTTACAGTACATTTCTCCAAAAAAGAAGCGAAGCAGATATTGTTAAAGCCGCTAATTTATCTGATATTCATTTTATTGACCCTGCAAAAGATGTGGGTGGCGGTTTGATTGGGCCTAAGACATCTGTTAATTATGTTTTGGCGGTTTTTGTAGGTATTACAATTCCATTAGTATTTATATTTATTCTCTTTTTGATTAATAATTCTATTCAAAAAGCTGAGGATGTGACGGGGCGAACTAAAATACCTTTGTTAGGTGTAGTAGGTGTTTATAAGGAAAAAGGCGAGTTAGCTGTTTTTGAAAAACCGAAATCAGCGATGTCTGAATCTTTCCGAGCGATACGTTCTTCATTGCAGTTTTTGTACAAAAAACAAAAGGTTGAAGGCGGTAAAACCTTAATGATTACTTCTTCAATAAGTGGAGAGGGCAAAACGTTTTGTTCAATAAATATTGCTACTGTTTTTGCTTTAAGCGAAAAGAAAACAGTAATTGTGGGTCTAGATTTGCGAAAGCCAAAATTATTTGAAGAATTTAATCTTCGTAATGATGTGGGTGTTGTGAATTATTTGATAAAACAAAAAAGTTTGAAAGAAATTGTAAATCATACCCAGATACCTTTCCTTGATGTAATTCTTTCAGGACCAGTTCCGCCCAATCCTTCCGAATTAATTATGGGGGAATCTATGATTGATTTTATAGCCGAATTGAAAAAAGAGTACGATTATATTATTTTGGATACACCACCGGTAGGTTTGGTTTCCGATTCTTTAGAATTAGGTCAATATGCAGATGTAACATTGTACATTATTAGACAAAATATTACCAAAAAAGAAATGATTCCGTTGTTGAATAATAGAGTCAAACGAGGAGAGATGCATAACGTAAGTATTATTTTGAATGGTTTTGAAAATAAAGCTAAATATGGCTCGTCTTATGGATACGGATATGGCTATGGTTATGGAGAATATTCTAATGGATATCATGAAGAGGAGAAGCCAAGAGGGATTTTGGATAAAATAATGAAGAAGATTAGAAAAGCGTAG
- a CDS encoding polysaccharide biosynthesis/export family protein: MGKYLLGLLLSCSVLFTSCISTRDLVYLQNKNETATETSISAVQAKPYRLQINDVLSINIKANDAKLVEMFNTTTEGGAAKSESALYFSGFTVDDHGNIRIPVLGELNVIGYTLDEVRQRIEKQLLAEYFKKEANIFVLVKLAGFRYTILGEVGSSGTKTLFQEHVNVLEAIANSGDITLLGNRKAVTIIRKTPTGNEMHDIDLTDRNVVNSPYYYLQPNDYIYVKPLKQKTWGTGKTGIESLGTIFSLLSLGTTVLLLLKR; the protein is encoded by the coding sequence ATGGGTAAATATCTATTGGGTTTATTGCTAAGTTGTAGTGTGTTGTTTACTTCTTGTATTTCAACACGTGACTTGGTTTATTTGCAAAATAAAAATGAAACTGCTACTGAAACTTCTATATCGGCAGTTCAAGCTAAACCTTATCGCTTACAAATCAATGATGTTTTAAGTATCAATATTAAGGCAAATGATGCCAAATTAGTAGAAATGTTTAATACAACTACTGAAGGAGGTGCTGCTAAGTCAGAATCGGCCTTGTATTTTAGTGGTTTTACAGTAGACGATCATGGTAATATCCGAATTCCTGTTTTAGGAGAATTGAATGTTATTGGGTACACCCTTGATGAAGTAAGACAACGTATTGAAAAACAATTATTGGCAGAATATTTTAAAAAAGAGGCCAATATTTTTGTACTCGTTAAATTGGCAGGTTTTCGGTATACTATTCTTGGCGAAGTTGGAAGTTCAGGAACAAAAACTTTGTTTCAAGAGCATGTTAACGTTTTGGAAGCAATTGCTAATTCAGGTGACATTACTCTTTTGGGAAATAGAAAAGCGGTTACTATAATTAGAAAAACACCTACAGGTAATGAAATGCATGATATTGACTTGACAGACAGAAATGTTGTCAATTCACCTTATTATTATTTGCAACCTAACGATTATATTTACGTAAAACCTCTGAAACAAAAAACTTGGGGAACAGGAAAAACGGGTATAGAATCACTAGGAACTATATTTTCATTGTTATCGCTGGGTACAACGGTTTTATTATTATTGAAGCGATAA
- the recR gene encoding recombination mediator RecR — protein sequence MEFSSKLLEKAVNEISQLPGIGKRTALRLVLHLLKQPKEQTSFLTQALVAMREEIKFCESCHNISDTAICEICSNPNRNHQIVCVVEDIRDVMAIENTAQFKGVYHVLGGKISPIDGVGPSQLKIATLVEKVKTGKLTEVIFALSSTMEGDTTNFYIYKQIADSGILISTIARGIAVGDELEYADEVTLGRSILQRLPFEKAIKNN from the coding sequence ATGGAATTTTCTTCAAAATTATTAGAAAAAGCAGTAAATGAGATTTCGCAATTGCCTGGAATTGGTAAGAGAACAGCCTTGCGATTGGTTTTGCATTTGTTAAAACAGCCCAAAGAACAAACTTCATTTTTAACACAAGCGCTAGTGGCTATGCGTGAAGAAATTAAGTTTTGTGAAAGTTGTCATAATATTTCGGATACTGCTATTTGTGAAATTTGTAGCAATCCAAATAGGAACCATCAAATAGTATGTGTGGTTGAAGATATTCGTGATGTGATGGCTATTGAAAATACGGCTCAATTTAAAGGCGTGTATCATGTTCTGGGAGGGAAAATTTCACCTATTGACGGAGTTGGGCCTAGTCAGTTAAAAATTGCAACATTAGTCGAAAAAGTGAAAACTGGAAAATTAACTGAAGTTATATTTGCGTTGAGTTCTACTATGGAAGGCGATACTACTAATTTTTATATTTATAAGCAAATAGCCGATTCTGGTATTTTGATTTCAACAATTGCCAGAGGAATTGCCGTAGGGGACGAATTGGAATATGCAGATGAAGTAACGCTTGGCAGAAGTATTTTGCAACGTTTGCCATTTGAAAAGGCAATTAAAAATAATTAA
- a CDS encoding sodium:solute symporter yields the protein MTPAAILSLMVIYFAILFAIAYFTSKNNNGNEAFFSANKNAKWYLVAFGMIGTALSGVTFISVPGEVGSPNGEQFKYFQFVIGNAIGFILVAKVLLPLYYRMNLTSIYTYIENRLGYYSYKTAATIFLISRTIGSSFRLYLVVIVLQRFVFDFYQIPFTVTVLITLALIFSYTYRGGLKTIIITDTLQTFFLVSAVVLTIYFICQSLNLSFIEAFETIKKSQYSQIFFFNDFLNSRFHFIKQILGGIFVTIAMVGLDQDLMQKNLSCATIGEAQKNMFTFTGIFVIINLFFLSVGALLYIYANKNGIEIPKDLITGKPRTDLLFPEIAFHHLSFIPSLVSLLGITAATFATTDSALTALTTSFCVDFLDMKKKKSSNNEVLIKTRHLIHLGFSFLMFITILIFNTINDSSVVGMIFRVASYTYGPLLGLYCFGLFWKSKTVKDKFVPFVCLTSPVMSYFISENSTNLFGYTFDNELIIVNGLLTLLGLVLISKNTTRSVNY from the coding sequence ATGACTCCGGCTGCAATTCTTTCTCTTATGGTTATTTACTTTGCAATTTTATTTGCAATTGCCTATTTCACAAGTAAAAACAATAACGGAAATGAAGCGTTCTTTTCGGCTAATAAAAATGCTAAATGGTATTTGGTTGCTTTTGGAATGATTGGAACTGCTTTATCTGGAGTCACCTTCATTTCTGTTCCAGGTGAAGTAGGATCACCTAATGGAGAACAATTCAAATATTTTCAATTTGTCATAGGCAATGCAATAGGCTTTATCTTAGTGGCAAAAGTTCTACTTCCACTGTATTATCGGATGAATTTGACATCAATTTACACTTACATCGAAAATCGATTAGGCTACTACTCCTACAAAACAGCGGCAACTATTTTCTTAATTAGTAGAACCATTGGCTCATCGTTCAGATTGTATTTGGTTGTTATTGTTCTACAACGCTTTGTATTCGATTTTTATCAAATACCTTTTACCGTTACAGTACTTATTACTTTAGCTTTAATATTCTCTTATACGTATCGTGGAGGACTAAAAACAATAATCATAACCGATACTTTACAAACTTTCTTTTTAGTAAGCGCAGTAGTCTTGACTATTTATTTTATTTGCCAAAGCTTAAATCTAAGTTTTATTGAAGCATTCGAAACGATAAAAAAGAGTCAATATTCTCAAATTTTCTTTTTTAATGATTTCCTAAATTCTAGATTTCATTTTATCAAACAAATTCTCGGTGGAATTTTTGTAACCATTGCTATGGTAGGACTTGACCAAGATTTGATGCAAAAAAACCTGAGTTGTGCTACCATTGGTGAAGCCCAAAAAAACATGTTTACTTTCACTGGAATTTTCGTAATTATCAATCTATTCTTTTTAAGTGTTGGTGCTTTACTTTATATCTATGCCAACAAAAATGGCATTGAAATTCCAAAAGATTTAATCACCGGTAAACCAAGAACCGATTTATTATTTCCCGAAATTGCCTTTCATCACCTAAGCTTCATTCCTTCCCTAGTGTCCTTATTGGGTATTACGGCAGCCACTTTTGCCACAACAGATTCTGCTTTAACAGCATTAACCACTTCGTTTTGCGTTGATTTTTTAGATATGAAAAAAAAGAAAAGTTCAAATAATGAAGTGCTTATAAAAACCCGACACTTAATTCATCTAGGCTTTTCGTTTTTAATGTTTATCACTATTCTTATTTTTAACACTATCAATGATAGCTCAGTTGTAGGCATGATTTTCAGAGTTGCTTCATATACCTACGGACCACTTTTAGGATTGTATTGCTTTGGGTTATTTTGGAAATCAAAAACTGTTAAAGATAAGTTTGTACCCTTTGTATGCCTAACCTCACCCGTAATGAGTTACTTTATAAGCGAAAACTCTACGAATTTATTTGGTTATACTTTCGACAACGAACTCATCATCGTAAACGGTTTACTCACCCTACTAGGATTAGTATTAATTTCCAAAAACACGACTAGATCTGTAAATTATTAA
- a CDS encoding CoA-binding protein → MKNKKTLVLGASIKPQRYSNMAIKSLVQKGHSVIAIGHDVGEVAGVKIHKKAIPLKNIDTVSLYLNPINQREYYNYIIESQPRRVVFNPGTENPEFYQLLKLNDIQFEVACTLVLLSTNQF, encoded by the coding sequence ATGAAAAATAAAAAAACATTGGTTCTTGGAGCCTCCATAAAACCCCAACGTTATTCAAATATGGCTATAAAGTCATTAGTTCAAAAGGGACATTCGGTAATCGCTATAGGTCATGATGTTGGAGAAGTTGCTGGGGTTAAAATTCATAAAAAAGCAATTCCTTTAAAAAATATCGATACCGTTAGTTTGTATTTAAATCCAATAAATCAGCGAGAATATTACAATTATATTATTGAATCACAACCCAGAAGGGTGGTTTTTAATCCTGGAACTGAGAATCCTGAATTTTATCAATTATTGAAATTAAATGATATACAATTTGAAGTTGCGTGTACTTTAGTTTTATTGTCTACGAATCAGTTTTAG
- the ctlX gene encoding citrulline utilization hydrolase CtlX, translating into MKQVANSILMIRPVAFRMNEQTIVNNHFQKELREMLPSALNAKAQQEFDAFVEKLRAVGVNVVVVDDLLETDTPDSIFPNNWVSFHENGDVVLYPMFAENRRAERREDVLDILEQKGFVIENIVDFTSAEEENMFLEGTGSMILDRANAKAYCALSPRANEELFIEFCEDFDCAPVIFEAYHTVDGKKELVYHTNVMMSIGEHFAVICADMIDDKKERKMVLDNLRADGKEIILINEKQVNEFAGNLLEVSSADDKRFIVMSNAALESLNANQKKQLEKYGTILNADLHTIETCGGGSARCMMAEIFLNTNL; encoded by the coding sequence ATGAAACAAGTTGCCAATTCGATTTTAATGATCCGTCCTGTAGCATTCCGAATGAATGAGCAAACCATAGTGAATAATCATTTTCAAAAGGAGTTAAGAGAAATGCTTCCTTCTGCACTAAATGCTAAAGCCCAACAGGAATTTGATGCATTTGTTGAGAAACTTCGAGCTGTTGGTGTAAATGTTGTGGTTGTTGATGATCTTTTGGAAACGGATACACCGGACAGTATTTTTCCAAATAATTGGGTGTCCTTTCATGAAAACGGTGATGTGGTTTTGTATCCAATGTTTGCAGAAAATCGAAGAGCCGAACGTCGTGAGGATGTTTTAGATATTCTAGAGCAGAAAGGTTTTGTAATCGAAAATATTGTTGATTTTACTTCGGCAGAAGAAGAAAATATGTTTCTGGAAGGAACAGGAAGTATGATTTTGGACAGAGCTAATGCCAAAGCGTATTGTGCATTGTCGCCAAGAGCTAATGAAGAGCTTTTTATAGAATTTTGTGAAGATTTTGATTGTGCTCCGGTAATATTTGAAGCTTATCACACTGTTGATGGTAAGAAGGAATTAGTATATCACACCAATGTGATGATGAGTATTGGTGAACACTTTGCTGTTATTTGTGCAGATATGATTGATGATAAAAAAGAACGTAAAATGGTTTTGGATAATCTTCGTGCAGATGGTAAGGAAATTATTTTAATTAATGAGAAACAAGTGAATGAGTTTGCGGGGAATTTATTAGAAGTTTCAAGTGCCGATGATAAAAGATTTATCGTGATGAGTAATGCGGCTTTAGAGTCTTTAAATGCAAATCAAAAAAAGCAATTAGAGAAATACGGAACAATTTTAAATGCAGATTTACATACTATTGAAACTTGTGGAGGAGGAAGTGCTCGTTGTATGATGGCAGAGATTTTTTTGAATACTAACTTGTAA
- a CDS encoding dimethylarginine dimethylaminohydrolase family protein, whose translation MISLKINNETSRLRAVVLGIANSNGPTPTVEEAYDPKSLEHILAGTYPIEEDMVAEMDAFEKVLLKYDVKVYRPRLIENYNQIFTRDIGFVINDIFIKSNILPDREGELDAIQYIIDAIDPSKVVRPPEEVHIEGGDVMLWNDHIFIGTYKGSDYKDYITARTNMVGVQFIKDLFPNKIVKEFDLIKSKMEARDNALHLDCCFQSVGKDKGIIYKRGFREEADYRYLVDLFGKENLFHIKRQEMYNMNSNVFSIDTNVVVSERKFKRLNQWLRSHGFVVEEIPYSEIAKQEGLLRCSTLPLIRD comes from the coding sequence ATGATATCTTTAAAAATAAATAATGAAACTTCTAGATTAAGGGCAGTAGTATTAGGGATAGCTAATAGTAATGGTCCAACACCAACGGTTGAAGAAGCCTATGATCCTAAATCTTTAGAACATATTTTAGCAGGAACCTATCCCATTGAAGAAGATATGGTTGCCGAAATGGATGCTTTTGAAAAAGTACTTTTAAAGTACGATGTGAAGGTCTATAGACCGAGATTGATTGAAAATTACAATCAAATTTTCACAAGAGATATTGGTTTTGTAATAAATGATATATTTATAAAATCAAATATTTTACCGGATAGAGAGGGTGAATTGGACGCAATTCAATATATAATTGACGCTATTGATCCAAGTAAAGTGGTTCGTCCTCCAGAAGAAGTACATATTGAAGGGGGAGATGTGATGCTTTGGAATGATCATATTTTTATTGGAACTTATAAAGGGAGTGATTATAAAGATTATATTACTGCCCGAACGAATATGGTAGGGGTACAGTTCATAAAGGATTTGTTTCCAAATAAAATAGTCAAAGAATTTGATTTGATAAAGTCAAAAATGGAGGCTCGTGATAATGCTTTGCATTTGGATTGTTGTTTTCAGTCAGTTGGAAAAGATAAAGGAATAATCTATAAAAGAGGATTTCGCGAAGAAGCGGATTATAGATACCTTGTTGATTTATTTGGTAAAGAAAATTTATTTCATATAAAAAGACAGGAGATGTATAATATGAATTCTAATGTTTTTTCGATTGATACTAATGTTGTTGTTTCGGAAAGAAAGTTTAAAAGATTAAATCAATGGTTGCGATCTCATGGTTTTGTGGTAGAAGAGATTCCGTATTCGGAAATCGCTAAGCAGGAAGGATTGTTGCGTTGCTCCACTTTGCCATTAATTAGAGATTAA